From Tachysurus fulvidraco isolate hzauxx_2018 chromosome 10, HZAU_PFXX_2.0, whole genome shotgun sequence, one genomic window encodes:
- the LOC125145765 gene encoding uncharacterized protein LOC125145765, whose amino-acid sequence MSLLYISILWVCACVDSAESLVTVSAAVGSTVILPCKLTEELKPTSVIKWMFNKVIVFERSSDVTYSGSGYEGRVDVPVDELRKGNCSLVLKNVRVNDTGIYNSGTMVHVDNNTAERKEINSVRLSVYGLQISAPVGSTVVLPCDWSHLSIKTPYVQWFIDTETVFERKGKDSYQGEGYEGRVDVPEEELLKGNCSLVMKNISVNDTGIYISAMLITDTQESVLVQKVKLSVVDHSVNETRSSSEDSDSHQKSLIILYVGIVIIIIIIIIIIFVCVSVYYSRVKGLSHATDSTEQDGNGHHHSVQYNTTSDSVTSTTVNTQTQS is encoded by the exons ATGTCCCTCCTTTATATTTCCATCTTAtgggtctgtgcctgtgtgg ACAGTGCAGAATCTCTGGTTACTGTATCAGCTGCAGTGGGTTCCACAGTCATCCTGCCGTGTAAACTGACTGAAGAGTTAAAACCAACATCAGTTATTAAGTGGATGTTCAATAAAGTCATTGTGTTTGAGAGAAGCAGTGATGTTACATATTCAGGATCAGGATATGAAGGACGTGTGGATGTTCCTGTGGACGAGCTGCGTAAAGGAAACTGTTCCCTGGTGTTGAAGAACGTCAGAGTTAATGATACAGGAATCTACAATTCCGGTACAATGGTACATGTGGACAATAACActgcagaaagaaaagaaattaacagTGTTAGACTCTCAGTCTATG GTCTTCAGATATCAGCTCCAGTGGGTTCCACAGTTGTCCTGCCGTGTGATTGGAGTCATCTGTCCATCAAAACTCCTTACGTTCAGTGGTTTATCGAtactgagactgtgtttgaGCGAAAGGGTAAAGATTCATATCAGGGTGAAGGATATGAGGGTCGTGTGGACGTTCCTGAGGAGGAGCTGCTTAAAGGAAACTGTTCCCTGGTGATGAAGAACATCAGTGTTAATGATACAGGAATCTACATCAGCGCCATGttaattacagacacacaggaatcTGTCTTGGTCCAGAAGGTTAAACTGTCAGTTGTTG acCACAGTGTTAATGAGACTCGTTCTTCATCTGAGGACTCAGACTCACACCAGAAAAGcttgattattttatatgttgggatcgtaatcatcatcatcatcatcatcatcatcatcttcgtctgtgtgtctgtgtactacAGCAGGGTGAAAG GTCTCAGTCACGCCACTGACTCCACTGAACAG GATGGAAACGGACATcatcacagtgttcagtacaacacaacgTCCGACAGTGTGACGTCCACAACagtcaacacacaaacacagagttaa